From a single Agrobacterium tumefaciens genomic region:
- a CDS encoding GNAT family N-acetyltransferase, with protein MPECEIPSPLDPDARWPEGLCIRARAPADAPGITALHNMAGFRHGTLRWPHQNPEDIRKGIETQSTNSFALIAILDGKIVGDIGLTRHTNRRAHAGSIGMGVHDAYKGRGIGSAMIGEILAIADRWLDLKRIELTVFTDNEAALALYRKFGFEVEGHLKSFAFRDGEYIDAYCMARLR; from the coding sequence ATGCCGGAATGCGAGATACCCTCACCCCTTGACCCTGATGCGCGCTGGCCCGAAGGCCTGTGCATTCGCGCCCGCGCCCCGGCAGATGCGCCGGGGATAACAGCACTGCACAACATGGCCGGATTTCGCCACGGAACGCTGCGCTGGCCGCATCAAAATCCGGAAGATATTCGCAAGGGCATCGAAACCCAGTCAACCAACAGCTTTGCGCTGATCGCCATTCTCGACGGCAAGATCGTCGGTGATATCGGCTTGACGCGCCACACCAACCGCCGGGCACATGCGGGCAGCATCGGCATGGGTGTTCATGATGCCTATAAGGGACGGGGAATTGGCAGCGCCATGATCGGCGAAATCCTCGCCATTGCAGATCGCTGGCTGGACCTGAAACGGATCGAACTGACCGTTTTTACCGACAATGAAGCGGCGCTGGCGCTTTATCGCAAATTCGGCTTCGAGGTCGAGGGCCACCTGAAATCTTTCGCCTTCCGCGACGGCGAATATATCGATGCCTATTGCATGGCGCGTCTGCGGTAG
- a CDS encoding aminoglycoside phosphotransferase family protein, protein MDDRIVVTTQQVRTLIARQFPQWAALDVRPVEPSGWDNRSFRLGDDMLIRMPSAERYVAQVEKEHRWLPALAPLLPVPIPAPLALGQPGEDYPFCWSIYRWLKGEPLALQLDSIDLSAIASDVAAFLKALHSINASDGPPAGAHNFHRGGSLAVYDGEARASAERLADEVDQAMAMEIWRLALSSRWQGQGVWVHGDIAEGNLLVQDGRLSAVIDFGSSGIGDPSSDLILAWNVLDAESRAVFRRALNLDGATWRRGRGWALWKALIVLDAERGRNEKMAEWSRRTIREIFEDHSLAV, encoded by the coding sequence ATGGATGACCGCATTGTCGTCACCACCCAGCAGGTTCGCACGCTGATTGCCCGCCAGTTTCCCCAATGGGCGGCGCTCGATGTTCGGCCGGTGGAACCAAGCGGCTGGGACAATCGCAGCTTCCGCCTTGGCGACGACATGCTGATCCGCATGCCAAGTGCTGAGCGCTATGTGGCGCAGGTGGAGAAGGAACATCGGTGGTTGCCGGCCCTTGCGCCCCTTCTGCCTGTTCCGATTCCAGCACCGTTAGCGCTTGGACAGCCGGGCGAGGATTATCCGTTCTGCTGGTCCATTTATCGCTGGCTAAAGGGTGAACCTCTCGCCCTCCAGCTCGACAGTATCGATCTTTCGGCCATCGCCAGTGATGTTGCGGCGTTTTTGAAAGCCCTGCATTCCATCAATGCTTCGGATGGCCCACCTGCGGGCGCACATAATTTCCATCGCGGCGGATCGCTTGCGGTCTATGACGGGGAGGCAAGGGCTTCGGCGGAGCGGCTTGCCGATGAGGTGGATCAGGCAATGGCCATGGAGATATGGCGGCTTGCCCTTTCCAGCCGCTGGCAAGGGCAGGGCGTGTGGGTGCATGGCGACATTGCCGAGGGCAATCTGCTGGTGCAGGACGGGCGCCTGTCGGCCGTCATTGATTTCGGCAGTTCCGGCATCGGCGATCCGTCGTCCGATCTCATTCTCGCGTGGAATGTGCTTGATGCGGAAAGTCGGGCTGTTTTTCGCCGGGCGCTGAATCTGGATGGGGCTACATGGCGGCGAGGGCGCGGCTGGGCACTGTGGAAGGCGCTGATCGTGCTGGATGCCGAGCGCGGGCGGAACGAAAAAATGGCCGAATGGTCACGGCGGACCATTCGGGAAATATTTGAAGATCATTCCTTGGCCGTCTGA
- the ligA gene encoding NAD-dependent DNA ligase LigA: MSKDQKSVENLTELEASSELAFLAAELARHDALYHGKDAPEISDADYDALKRRNDAIEAAFPALVRADSPSKKVGFAPLPTFAPIVHARPMLSLDNTFSEGDLRDFVSSVYRFLGHLPDDSIAFTAEPKIDGLSMSIRYEKGKLKTAATRGDGTTGENVTANIRTIKEIPNELPADAPDVVEVRGEVYMAKSDFMALNAQMEAEGRQTYVNPRNTASGSLRQLDANVTAKRKLRFFAYALGEVSDGGQPTRIADTQYGIVEKFREWGFPVNPLMKRFTSAQQLLEHYNEIGVARPDLDYDIDGVVYKVDRLDLQERLGFRSRSPRWATAHKFPAEQAFTTVENIEIQVGRTGALTPVARLTPITVGGVVVTNATLHNADYIEGIGNSGERIRPEDHDIRIGDTVIVQRAGDVIPQVLDVLLEKRPAEAVKYAFPEKCPVCGSHAVRERNEKTGKLDSVTRCTGGFVCRAQAVEHLKHFVSRNAFDIEGLGTKQIDFFFESDDPALSIKTAPDIFTLKVRQEASHLTKLENIDGFGKVSVKKLFDAIDVRREIDLHRLIFALGIRHVGETTAKLLARSYGTYQHFEEAMKAAADPASDAWAELNSIDGIGEVVARAIIEFYKEPRNLDVIDRLIRELQPKEAEKPSTEGSPVAGKTVVFTGSLEKFTRDEAKARAESLGAKVAGSVSKKTDILVAGPGAGSKLTKAAELGVQTMDEDEWLALIGG; encoded by the coding sequence ATGTCGAAAGACCAGAAATCCGTCGAAAACCTCACCGAGCTTGAAGCCTCTTCGGAGCTGGCATTTCTGGCCGCTGAGCTTGCGCGCCACGATGCGCTTTACCACGGCAAGGATGCGCCGGAGATTTCGGATGCCGACTATGATGCGCTGAAGCGGCGCAACGACGCCATCGAGGCGGCTTTTCCAGCGCTGGTGCGGGCTGACAGCCCGTCGAAAAAAGTTGGTTTCGCACCGCTTCCGACCTTTGCGCCCATCGTGCATGCCCGCCCGATGCTGTCGCTCGACAACACGTTTTCGGAAGGGGATCTGCGGGATTTCGTCAGTTCCGTCTATCGTTTCCTCGGGCATCTGCCTGACGATTCCATCGCCTTTACCGCCGAGCCGAAGATCGACGGGCTTTCCATGTCGATCCGCTATGAGAAGGGCAAGCTGAAGACGGCGGCGACGCGCGGCGATGGCACGACCGGCGAGAACGTCACCGCCAATATCAGGACCATCAAGGAAATCCCGAACGAGTTGCCTGCCGATGCACCCGATGTGGTGGAAGTGCGTGGTGAGGTCTATATGGCCAAGAGCGACTTCATGGCGCTCAACGCCCAGATGGAGGCCGAAGGCAGGCAGACCTATGTGAACCCGCGCAATACGGCATCCGGTTCGCTGCGCCAACTCGACGCCAATGTGACGGCGAAACGCAAGCTGCGGTTCTTTGCCTACGCGTTAGGTGAAGTCTCTGACGGCGGCCAGCCTACGCGGATTGCCGATACGCAATATGGCATCGTCGAGAAATTCCGGGAGTGGGGATTTCCTGTCAATCCGCTGATGAAGCGATTCACCTCCGCCCAGCAATTGCTTGAGCATTATAATGAAATCGGTGTCGCGCGCCCTGATCTCGATTATGATATCGATGGTGTCGTCTACAAGGTCGACCGGCTTGATCTGCAGGAGCGGCTGGGCTTTCGCTCGCGCAGCCCGCGCTGGGCTACGGCGCACAAGTTCCCGGCCGAACAGGCTTTCACCACGGTCGAGAATATTGAAATCCAGGTGGGGCGCACCGGGGCGCTGACGCCGGTGGCGCGCCTGACCCCGATCACGGTCGGCGGCGTCGTCGTCACCAATGCGACGCTGCACAATGCCGATTACATCGAAGGCATTGGTAACAGCGGCGAGCGCATTCGCCCTGAGGATCATGACATTCGCATCGGCGACACTGTTATCGTGCAGCGTGCTGGCGATGTCATTCCGCAGGTGCTGGATGTTTTGCTGGAAAAACGCCCTGCCGAAGCGGTGAAATATGCGTTTCCGGAGAAATGTCCTGTTTGCGGCAGCCATGCGGTGCGGGAACGCAATGAAAAGACCGGCAAGCTCGATTCGGTCACGCGCTGCACCGGCGGTTTCGTCTGCCGGGCGCAGGCGGTGGAGCATCTGAAACATTTCGTTTCGCGTAATGCCTTCGATATTGAAGGGCTGGGCACCAAGCAGATCGATTTCTTTTTCGAAAGCGACGATCCAGCGCTTTCGATCAAAACCGCTCCGGATATTTTCACGCTGAAGGTGCGGCAGGAAGCCTCCCACCTGACCAAGCTCGAAAATATTGACGGTTTCGGCAAGGTCAGCGTCAAGAAGCTGTTCGATGCCATCGACGTCCGCCGCGAGATCGATCTGCATCGGCTGATCTTTGCGCTCGGCATCCGTCATGTCGGCGAGACCACGGCGAAACTTCTGGCGCGTTCCTATGGCACCTATCAACATTTCGAAGAGGCCATGAAGGCGGCGGCCGATCCGGCAAGCGATGCCTGGGCCGAACTCAACAGTATTGATGGCATCGGCGAGGTGGTGGCCCGCGCCATCATCGAGTTCTACAAGGAACCACGCAATCTCGATGTTATAGACCGGCTGATACGGGAGTTGCAGCCGAAGGAGGCCGAAAAGCCGTCCACTGAAGGCAGCCCTGTGGCGGGCAAAACGGTGGTCTTCACCGGCTCGCTGGAGAAATTTACCCGGGACGAGGCCAAGGCCCGGGCGGAAAGCCTAGGCGCGAAAGTGGCCGGTTCCGTCTCGAAAAAGACGGATATTCTGGTGGCGGGGCCGGGGGCCGGCTCCAAACTGACCAAGGCGGCGGAGCTTGGCGTGCAGACCATGGACGAGGATGAGTGGCTGGCGCTGATTGGTGGCTGA
- the recN gene encoding DNA repair protein RecN: MLVQLSIRDIVLIERLDLGFEAGLSVLTGETGAGKSILLDSLSLALGGRGDGGLVRHGEEKGQVTAAFEVPNNHPTRLLLRENGLDDDGDLIFRRVQSADGRTKAYINDQAISVQMMRQLGQLLVEIHGQHDDRALVDTDAHRTLLDAFAGLTDEARAVQGFYRTWKDAERALKTHRAKVEAAAREADYLRSSVEELETLSPRDGEEDELAERRAVMQKSERIAGDIAEASEFLNGNASPVPVIASMMRRLERKSHEAPGLLEDTVQLLDAALDNLSNAQMEVEAALRRTEFDPRELERVEERLFALRAAGRKYNVAVPDLPALAEKMVADLADLDAGEEKLGKLEANLGVVKADFDRAAQSLSDKRRHAADALSGAVMAELPALKLERARFTVEVTSDTEQATADGIDTVEFHVQTNPGTRPGPIMKVASGGELSRFLLALKVALADRGSAPTLVFDEIDTGVGGAVADAIGQRLRRLSKTVQVLSVTHAPQVAARAATHLLISKGPSGDGSERIATRVATMEPKHRTEEIARMLAGASVTDEARAAAARLLAAKD, encoded by the coding sequence ATGCTGGTCCAGCTCTCGATTCGCGATATCGTCCTGATTGAAAGGCTCGACCTCGGTTTTGAGGCGGGCCTTTCGGTGTTGACGGGTGAGACGGGCGCGGGCAAGTCCATTCTGCTCGACAGTCTCTCCCTTGCGCTGGGTGGCCGGGGTGATGGTGGCCTGGTGCGCCACGGCGAAGAGAAGGGGCAGGTTACCGCCGCTTTCGAAGTGCCGAACAATCATCCGACAAGGCTGCTGCTGCGCGAAAACGGTCTCGATGACGATGGCGATCTGATTTTCCGCCGGGTGCAATCCGCCGATGGCAGGACCAAGGCCTATATCAACGATCAGGCCATCAGCGTGCAGATGATGCGCCAGCTCGGGCAATTGCTGGTGGAAATTCACGGCCAGCATGATGACCGCGCCCTTGTTGATACCGATGCCCACCGCACGCTGCTGGACGCCTTTGCCGGGCTTACCGATGAGGCCCGCGCCGTTCAGGGTTTCTACCGCACCTGGAAAGACGCCGAGCGTGCCCTGAAGACCCACCGCGCCAAGGTGGAGGCAGCAGCCCGCGAGGCGGATTATCTGCGCTCTTCCGTCGAGGAGCTGGAGACACTTTCGCCGCGTGACGGCGAAGAGGACGAACTGGCCGAGCGCCGTGCTGTGATGCAGAAATCCGAACGCATCGCCGGCGATATCGCTGAAGCCAGCGAGTTTCTGAACGGCAATGCTTCGCCCGTGCCTGTCATAGCATCCATGATGCGTCGGCTCGAGCGCAAGAGCCATGAAGCGCCGGGATTGCTGGAAGACACCGTGCAATTGCTGGATGCCGCGCTTGACAACCTTTCCAATGCGCAGATGGAAGTGGAGGCGGCGTTGCGCCGCACCGAGTTTGATCCGCGTGAGCTGGAGCGGGTGGAGGAGCGACTGTTCGCGCTGCGCGCCGCCGGCCGTAAATATAATGTCGCGGTGCCTGACCTGCCGGCTCTTGCCGAAAAAATGGTGGCTGATCTCGCTGATCTCGATGCCGGTGAAGAAAAGCTTGGCAAGCTGGAGGCCAATCTCGGCGTCGTCAAAGCTGATTTTGACCGTGCTGCCCAGTCACTTTCCGACAAACGCCGCCATGCGGCGGATGCACTTTCCGGTGCTGTCATGGCCGAGCTTCCGGCGCTGAAGCTGGAGCGGGCGCGGTTCACCGTTGAGGTAACCTCCGATACCGAGCAGGCGACGGCCGACGGCATCGACACGGTGGAATTCCACGTTCAGACCAATCCGGGCACACGGCCGGGGCCGATCATGAAAGTCGCCTCGGGCGGCGAATTGTCCCGCTTCCTGTTGGCGCTGAAAGTGGCGCTGGCGGATCGCGGTTCGGCACCGACTCTGGTGTTCGATGAAATCGATACGGGTGTTGGTGGTGCTGTGGCGGACGCTATCGGCCAGCGGTTACGTCGCTTGTCGAAGACCGTGCAGGTCCTGTCCGTTACCCATGCGCCGCAGGTGGCGGCGCGGGCGGCGACCCATCTTCTCATTTCCAAGGGCCCATCCGGCGATGGCAGCGAGCGCATCGCCACCCGCGTCGCTACCATGGAGCCGAAACACCGCACCGAAGAGATTGCCCGCATGCTTGCCGGCGCGTCGGTAACGGATGAGGCGAGGGCTGCGGCGGCCCGTCTGCTGGCAGCCAAGGACTGA
- a CDS encoding outer membrane protein assembly factor BamD, translating to MKHVGSGAMKGTMRGIAVSLLLVGASVAVTACQSDPDIDITKLGFESDPPDVLYKQGLANMNAGNMTEASRKFEAIDKQYPFTEWGQKALVMQTFIATRTNKNDVAITNGSRFLRQYPRSKDAAYVQYMIGLAYSKQISDVTQDQRAAQRTVEAMNKVVNDYPDSEYVADAQAKIRFARDQLAGREMQVGRYYLERKEYLAAVSRFRIVVEQYQNTNQIEEALARLTEAYYAMGLADEAQTAAAVLGNNYPDSQWYADSYKLLKGQGLEPRENKGSWISRAGKKLIGA from the coding sequence ATGAAGCATGTAGGGTCTGGTGCGATGAAGGGTACGATGCGGGGGATCGCCGTTTCGTTGTTGTTGGTCGGTGCAAGTGTCGCCGTCACGGCCTGCCAGTCCGATCCGGATATCGACATTACCAAGCTCGGTTTTGAATCCGATCCGCCTGATGTTCTGTACAAGCAGGGGCTTGCCAACATGAACGCCGGCAACATGACGGAAGCCTCACGCAAGTTCGAGGCGATCGACAAGCAATATCCATTCACCGAATGGGGCCAGAAGGCGCTTGTGATGCAGACCTTCATTGCGACGCGCACAAACAAGAATGATGTGGCCATCACCAACGGCAGCCGCTTCCTGCGGCAATATCCGCGTTCCAAGGATGCCGCTTACGTTCAGTACATGATCGGCCTTGCCTATTCGAAGCAGATTTCCGACGTGACGCAGGACCAGCGCGCAGCCCAGCGCACTGTCGAGGCGATGAACAAGGTGGTCAACGACTATCCCGATTCGGAATATGTCGCCGATGCGCAGGCCAAGATCCGTTTCGCCCGCGACCAACTCGCCGGCCGCGAAATGCAGGTCGGTCGTTATTACCTTGAGCGCAAGGAATATCTCGCTGCCGTTTCGCGTTTCCGAATCGTCGTCGAGCAGTACCAGAACACCAACCAGATCGAGGAAGCGCTGGCGCGTCTGACGGAGGCCTATTATGCGATGGGTCTTGCCGACGAGGCGCAGACTGCGGCCGCCGTTCTCGGCAACAACTATCCCGACAGCCAATGGTATGCGGACTCCTACAAGCTGCTGAAGGGTCAGGGGCTGGAGCCGCGTGAAAACAAGGGGTCCTGGATTTCGCGCGCCGGCAAGAAGCTTATCGGCGCCTGA
- the lpxC gene encoding UDP-3-O-acyl-N-acetylglucosamine deacetylase, which translates to MTIGLLGFQTTIANAVQLKGIGVHSGNPVSMTFQPAEAGTGIVFHRLHDNGNVTELKAVSANVGNTDLCTVLGRSLSQSVATIEHVMAAIYAMGLDNLVVEVDGPEAPIMDGSSAPFIEAIESVGIKTLGAKRRYIRVTKPVRIDSGASWAEFRPYDGTRFEVDIDFDTPLIGKQSWKGDLTAETFKNELSRARTFGFMRDVERLWAAGYALGSSLENSVVISDDNSVINMEGLRYAKDEFVRHKTLDAVGDLALAGAQFIGCYRSYRGGHKVNANALKALLSDRTAYEIVEAPAARNQMVRAREFVPVNMPEFAPWSA; encoded by the coding sequence ATGACTATCGGACTGCTCGGATTTCAGACAACTATCGCAAATGCTGTTCAGCTTAAAGGCATTGGCGTGCATTCCGGCAATCCGGTCTCTATGACGTTCCAGCCCGCAGAAGCTGGGACGGGCATCGTATTCCATCGCCTTCATGACAATGGCAATGTCACCGAGTTGAAGGCGGTTTCGGCCAATGTCGGCAATACCGACCTGTGCACCGTGCTCGGCCGTTCGCTGTCCCAGTCAGTGGCGACGATCGAGCACGTCATGGCCGCCATCTACGCCATGGGCCTCGACAATCTCGTCGTTGAGGTTGACGGTCCGGAAGCGCCGATCATGGATGGCAGCTCTGCTCCTTTCATCGAAGCCATCGAATCGGTCGGCATCAAGACCCTCGGTGCGAAGCGCCGTTATATTCGCGTCACCAAGCCGGTGCGCATCGACTCGGGCGCGTCCTGGGCGGAATTCCGTCCCTATGACGGCACACGCTTTGAGGTCGACATCGATTTCGACACGCCGCTGATCGGCAAGCAGTCCTGGAAGGGCGACCTGACGGCTGAAACCTTCAAGAATGAATTGTCGCGCGCCCGTACCTTCGGTTTCATGCGTGACGTGGAGCGCCTGTGGGCTGCCGGTTACGCGCTCGGCTCCTCGCTTGAGAATTCGGTCGTCATCTCCGACGACAACAGCGTCATCAACATGGAAGGCCTGCGTTACGCCAAGGACGAATTCGTCCGTCACAAGACGCTGGACGCCGTGGGCGACCTGGCGCTTGCCGGCGCGCAGTTCATCGGCTGTTATCGCTCCTATCGCGGTGGCCACAAGGTCAATGCCAATGCGCTGAAGGCGCTGCTGAGCGACCGCACGGCTTACGAGATCGTCGAGGCACCGGCTGCCCGCAACCAGATGGTGCGCGCCCGCGAATTCGTACCGGTCAACATGCCGGAATTTGCGCCCTGGTCTGCTTAA
- the ftsZ gene encoding cell division protein FtsZ, producing MTIQLQKPDITELKPRITVFGVGGGGGNAVNNMITAGLQGVDFVVANTDAQALTMTKADRVIQLGVNVTEGLGAGSQPEVGRAAAEECIDEIIDHLNGTHMCFVTAGMGGGTGTGAAPVVAQAARNKGILTVGVVTKPFHFEGGRRMRLAEQGIEELQKSVDTLIVIPNQNLFRIANDKTTFADAFAMADQVLYSGVACITDLMVKEGLINLDFADVRSVMREMGRAMMGTGEASGPGRAMQAAEAAIANPLLDETSMKGAQGLLISITGGRDLTLFEVDEAATRIREEVDPDANIILGATFDEALEGLIRVSVVATGIDRVAGIGEQNVAEMRAAAAKPLIRPSAAVASAPAAVQPAQSVSQAPKTVDPIAQTIRSAEAEMERELGFAAHQQPSQDFRPQSKLFASSPAEAPALRPAQPVQQAAPAPIAPAPVYHAPEQVAAPAPRMQQPQAPVYQEQAPVARQPEPVRMPKVEDFPPVVKAEMDHRDRATPVAQEERGPMGLLKRITNSLGRREEEEVPSDMMDAPSMAPQRRAPLSPEASLYAPRRGQLDDHGRATPASSSHHDDDQLEIPAFLRRQSN from the coding sequence ATGACGATACAGCTGCAAAAGCCTGATATCACCGAGCTGAAGCCACGCATCACCGTTTTCGGTGTTGGTGGCGGTGGCGGTAACGCTGTCAACAACATGATCACGGCCGGCCTCCAGGGTGTCGACTTCGTCGTCGCCAACACGGACGCGCAGGCACTGACCATGACGAAGGCAGATCGGGTCATCCAGCTCGGCGTCAACGTCACCGAGGGTCTCGGCGCCGGTTCCCAGCCGGAAGTCGGCCGTGCCGCCGCTGAAGAATGCATCGATGAGATCATCGACCACCTGAACGGCACCCACATGTGCTTCGTCACCGCCGGCATGGGCGGCGGCACCGGCACCGGTGCTGCACCTGTCGTCGCACAGGCGGCCCGCAACAAGGGCATCCTGACGGTCGGCGTCGTCACCAAGCCTTTCCATTTCGAAGGCGGCCGCCGCATGCGTCTTGCCGAACAGGGCATCGAGGAACTGCAGAAGTCCGTCGATACGCTGATCGTCATTCCGAACCAGAACCTCTTCCGCATCGCCAACGACAAGACGACCTTTGCCGACGCCTTCGCCATGGCCGACCAGGTTCTCTATTCGGGCGTTGCCTGCATCACCGATCTGATGGTGAAGGAAGGTCTCATCAACCTCGACTTCGCCGACGTCCGCTCGGTCATGCGTGAAATGGGCCGCGCAATGATGGGCACCGGCGAAGCTTCCGGTCCGGGCCGTGCAATGCAGGCTGCGGAAGCGGCAATCGCCAACCCGCTGCTCGACGAAACCTCGATGAAGGGTGCTCAGGGCCTGTTGATCTCCATCACCGGCGGTCGCGACCTTACCCTGTTCGAAGTCGACGAGGCTGCAACCCGTATCCGCGAAGAAGTCGATCCGGATGCCAACATCATCCTCGGCGCAACCTTCGATGAAGCTCTGGAAGGTCTCATCCGCGTGTCGGTCGTCGCCACCGGCATCGACCGCGTTGCGGGCATTGGCGAACAGAATGTTGCCGAAATGCGCGCTGCTGCCGCCAAGCCGCTTATCCGTCCTTCCGCGGCCGTTGCTTCTGCTCCGGCCGCAGTTCAGCCTGCCCAGTCAGTATCGCAGGCACCCAAGACCGTAGACCCGATCGCCCAGACCATCCGTTCGGCGGAAGCTGAAATGGAACGCGAACTCGGTTTCGCCGCTCACCAGCAGCCGTCTCAGGATTTCCGTCCGCAGAGCAAGCTGTTCGCATCGTCCCCGGCTGAAGCGCCGGCTCTGCGTCCGGCCCAGCCGGTTCAGCAGGCCGCTCCGGCCCCGATTGCTCCGGCACCGGTCTACCACGCTCCGGAACAGGTTGCCGCCCCGGCACCGCGCATGCAGCAGCCGCAGGCTCCTGTCTATCAGGAACAGGCGCCGGTTGCCCGCCAGCCCGAGCCGGTACGTATGCCGAAGGTTGAGGACTTCCCGCCGGTCGTGAAGGCCGAGATGGATCATCGTGATCGCGCTACTCCGGTTGCACAGGAAGAGCGTGGCCCGATGGGTCTTCTGAAGCGCATCACCAACTCGCTTGGCCGCCGCGAAGAGGAAGAAGTTCCCTCCGACATGATGGATGCGCCGAGCATGGCGCCGCAGCGCCGCGCGCCGCTTTCGCCGGAAGCCAGCCTCTACGCACCGCGTCGTGGCCAGCTTGACGACCACGGTCGCGCAACGCCCGCATCGTCCAGCCATCATGATGACGACCAGCTGGAAATTCCGGCCTTCCTGCGCCGCCAGTCTAACTAA